In a genomic window of Helianthus annuus cultivar XRQ/B chromosome 10, HanXRQr2.0-SUNRISE, whole genome shotgun sequence:
- the LOC110885549 gene encoding lysine histidine transporter-like 8, which translates to MIDQVGSNPITSPPSSNHHDSPPLSLSPDHPISAATTTKPKKGHEITFAISPFNRSPDRLMTSIPPSGARTPNSTNIKSRNLTPKFLTPLASFSRIAFHLTKLDPTDAWLPITESRNGNAYYAAFHSLCAGIGIQALILPVAFTILGWAWGVIALTLTFIWQLYTLYLLVNLHESPEDGVRYSRYMQLAKAAFGVRLGRILAKFPILYLSIGSCVASIIIGASTSKIFFQIVCAVDKCNPEKLTVVEWYLVFTCGVIILSQLPNLNSIAGVSLVGAISAIGYCFTIWVVSVAKDRIPNVSYNPARVGSNVTRFFDVLNALGIIAFAFRGHNLVLEIQATMPTSKVHPSQVPMWNGIKVSYALVAMCLFPLAIGGYWAYGHLIPPSGMLTALFVFHSQDVAKSVLALASLLVILNALSTFQIYGMPTFDEMESVYVRKFKKPCAWWQRMVLRTLFGFTCFFIAVAVPFISNLAGLVGGVALPVTLAYPCFMWLRIKKPKVYSPSWWLNWGLGILGMILSGLLISAGTYVVIHDGVKFNFFKPV; encoded by the exons ATGATCGATCAAGTCGGATCAAATCCAATAACCTCGCCCCCTTCCTCAAACCATCATGACTCTCCACCTTTATCTCTATCACCAGACCACCCAATATCCGCCGCCACAACCACTAAACCAAAAAAGGGACATGAGATCACATTTGCCATCTCCCCGTTCAATCGTTCACCTGACAGACTGATGACCAGCATACCCCCTAGTGGAGCCAGGACACCCAATAGTACTAATATCAAGTCAAGAAATTTGACACCAAAGTTTTTGACACCTTTGGCTAGTTTTTCTAGAATTGCATTTCATCTCACCAAGTTGGACCCAACAGATGCATGGCTGCCCATTACTGAATCAAGAAATGGAAATGCTTACTATGCAGCGTTTCATTCACTTTGTGCGGGGATTGGGATTCAAGCTCTTATCCTTCCTGTTGCTTTCACTATTCTTGGCTG GGCATGGGGAGTCATAGCGTTGACTTTAACATTCATATGGCAACTTTACACTTTGTATTTGCTCGTAAATCTTCATGAATCACCTGAAGACGGTGTCCGTTACAGTAGGTACATGCAACTGGCAAAGGCGGCCTTTG GTGTAAGGTTAGGAAGGATCCTAGCAAAATTTCCAATCCTTTACTTGTCAATAGGTTCATGTGTTGCTTCTATCATCATTGGAGCATCAACATCAAAAATATTCTTCCAAATCGTGTGTGCGGTCGACAAATGCAATCCAGAGAAGCTGACCGTAGTAGAATGGTACTTGGTGTTCACATGTGGTGTGATAATCCTCTCGCAACTCCCCAATCTGAACTCGATAGCAGGTGTCTCGCTAGTTGGGGCCATCAGCGCCATCGGATACTGTTTTACAATTTGGGTGGTATCGGTTGCTAAAGACAGAATTCCAAATGTTTCATACAATCCTGCTAGGGTTGGAAGCAATGTCACTAGGTTTTTCGATGTCCTAAATGCCCTTGGTATCATTGCTTTTGCATTTAGAGGACACAATCTTGTATTGGAGATTCAG GCAACGATGCCAACAAGTAAAGTTCATCCATCACAAGTACCAATGTGGAACGGTATCAAAGTTTCTTACGCACTTGTAGCAATGTGTTTGTTCCCACTTGCAATCGGAGGCTACTGGGCTTATGGTCACTTG ATTCCGCCAAGTGGGATGTTGACTGCATTATTCGTTTTCCACTCACAAGACGTGGCAAAATCAGTCCTTGCCTTAGCAAGCTTACTTGTTATCCTCAACGCTCTAAGCACATTTCAAATCTATGGAATGCCAACATTCGACGAGATGGAGTCTGTATATGTCAGAAAGTTCAAAAAGCCTTGCGCGTGGTGGCAAAGGATGGTCTTAAGAACATTGTTCGGATTCACTTGTTTTTTTATAGCCGTAGCAGTCCCATTTATATCCAATCTAGCCGGCTTGGTCGGTGGCGTTGCTTTGCCTGTGACACTAGCATATCCTTGCTTTATGTGGCTAAGGATCAAGAAACCAAAGGTCTATAGCCCAAGTTGGTGGCTAAATTGGGGACTCGGAATTCTTGGAATGATATTAAGTGGGCTCCTGATTTCAGCTGGGACTTATGTAGTTATTCATGATGGTGTCAAGTTTAATTTCTTCAAGCCCGTGTGA